A segment of the Strix uralensis isolate ZFMK-TIS-50842 chromosome 23, bStrUra1, whole genome shotgun sequence genome:
ACAGTTTATTCGCCTATAGCAAGGAAAGTCACAGGGACTGGCCCTCGTGGGAAGATGACTTCACCAGGTAACCCATCCTCGAGGCGAGCCCGAGCGCTGGTGTTGCTCAGTTTCTCATTagactcacagaatggttgaggctggaaggtcCAGCCCTCCAGAGCTGGTTGCCCAAggccatgtccagatggcttttgataTCCCCAAGGCTGGAGACTCCCCAGCCTCTTTGAGCAACCTGTCCCTGTGCTCAGCCACCCTCCCAGAAAAAAACTGGATCCCTATGTTgagacagaacctcctgtgtttcagagctctcatctttctttttcaatTACATACCTGTAATTTCAAACTGTAACCTCCCCAGCATAGCAGATTTCTCCTTTGCCTGGATTCCAGTTAGGGGGAGTTTTCCcttcaaagcagaaaagaaaaaagatgcttttCCTGCGGCTCCTCACTTTTCTCCGTGCTATTCAGACATTTTCATCACCCAATGCTGCTCACTAGCTCCAGCTCCTTTTAGTTCTTCAGTTATTTGACCGTTTATTTCCCATATTTCCTCTGTTACCTTGTATGTGATTGCAGTTCTGTCCTTATccacagagaggaaaagcagatctTCTGGAAACAGGATCAGCAGTCTTTCCTCAGAGTCCTGTGGAAAAGAGGCATCTTAGAGACAGCAAAAACATTCAATAACTTCCACTTGGTGGATCTGTCTCAGTCAAAGGCAGAAAATGAAGTTTAATGACTATGACAATACACCAAAACTCAGAACTGGCTGCTGTGCCCAGTTGCTGCTGTGCCAGCCATGGATACTattctttgtatttcttattCAGGTTGGTTATCCATTGTTTAGAAAGCTGATAGGATATCACAAAGcagtgagggtttttttagaaTGTCAGGCACACATCTGCAAGGAAATGTTTAGAAAACCTTGATCTTGCTGTGTGATTAGAAAGGGGTGGGCTATCCCTCCCGGCTGTACTCCCTTGGAAGTTGAGGGCAGCTGTGTTTGGACACATTGTCAGAAGCAGCTTTCAGAAATACAACTGCATTTCCTTTTGTCTCTTTAATACCGTGGGACTTTGACAtcattagccttttttttttttttttttttctctttaagtatCAGTTCTATGTGAACCTAAACTTTCACTGGTTCCAGTCTTCTTAAAGCCCCCCACATGTCAGAGTGGTACACAGTGTATGTTACCCCCATGCAGCCACTAGCCACTTGCACCATGGTCAAATACTGTATCCTTCCCAGATGCTGAATAGGTTTTCCTTCCCACTTCAGGATGACGTTACACATCAGATGTCTCGTCAGCTCCCTCTTCTTCCACTGTTCATCACAcggcaccttttttttttttttttttgaaacagagcaaaatcagaaaaaagtacAAGTATGATGTTTTTTAGGGTTATAGGGTGGTAAAAGATATTTAGGATATATGCTTGGAAATTGGGAAACCCTTTATGAAGTTCATAGTTTGCTGTAGGTTTGCTACCTACTGGAACAAAATCATGTGTACTGTGGTTTCACAAGCAGCAGCCAAGACAACCAAACAGCTTTAGCTATTTGAAGGGAAAAgtctcatttcccttctccccctcAGAAGAGGTGGTTTGAGACACTGGTTTGGTTTGAATTCGAATTTCATCTTAGTTCAAAGCACTTTGGGCTTGGCAAAAAGCAAAATATCGCCCCTTTAATGGaggatattttccttttccttcaaagTAGTGCTGTCCAGCTAACAGGGGAGTGGGGTTTGGTGTGGGCTCACGGTGTGCATGGCTACGCTGAGTCGTGGATGGGTTTCTGCAATCTATATTGAATCCTTAGAGCAGGGCCACCTGGGCTGACTACTGTAAAATTAGCTTGTGTCCAATAGCTACCAACAATTCCATGAACTGTAGGGAACAGCAGAAATCCACAGCTCTTAAGGGTGGGTGGTCTGGGTTGCCCTTTCTTCCCCCAAACTGAAGACAAGCATGCTGTTAGACACAACTGAGCTACGGTGTTGCCCGAGGGTCTGTGTCATGCTAGACATCAAGGACAGCAGAGTGGGTGTTTAAAAAGGGGGAAACCTTAGCAGAAGTGTTAGTAAATAACActaggaagggggaaaaaacaagctGGCTTTCCAGTTGACTCTTACCCTTCAGGAACCTGAGTGTAGCACGGTGTGGGCAGCGCTTTGGGAGGACTCCTGGCGTTGCTGTATGTGGAttccccagggcagagctggggggggggtgttttcaGTGGCAGTGTAATCCTGCCATCTTGTGACCCTTGGGGATGCTGCAGTGTGCAGTGTGTCGCTTGTGCGACAGTCAGCATGTATCGAAGAGCAAGTCTTTATTTTgaagaagttttgtttttttggttgtttgtttttttttggttttttttgttttttttttttcctagcactgTAGTAGTTACGTCCCAGGAACAAAACCGAtcaataatttttctaaaatctcTCATGAGCGTAGAGTAGCAGTTGCAAATTTGTGTGTAGCAAGTTTTGCTTGCCATAGCCTAGAACAGCTTCCCCAAGTAACACTGTTCCTTTCCAGCCTGCGTGCtaaaaaatccctgaaaaacCCTGTCCACTTTCAAAGCTGCCACTGttccctcttttcttcccatTCTCTTTACAGCTCTTCTGCACTGACTTACCAGAAAAGAGATATTATTGTTGGGACTGACTGGGCAGTGAGCGTTTGCCATCTTGATTTGGTGCTGGAGGTGTTGAACCCACATGTCGAAGTCAGCTGAATTCTGGCAGTGGATGAGCCTGGATTCTATCATGGACCCTGTGCAAAGAAACAGAGAGCCCCTGGGTCTGAGGAAGGACGGCTGGGATCTGCCTCTGAGCCTAGAGGGTGAGTTCTGTGTGCTGCTCCTCCACTCCGTCGTTCATTAGCTCTACAGCCACATTGCACTTGTGCTTTGATATCTCATGATGAAACAAGCTCGTGTCTGTCTTGTATTGTTCTTGATGGCAGATACTGGGTTGGCACTTGGACAATTAGGGAGCTTCCTTGTTCTACATGCAGACGCCAGCATTTGCCTCCTGTTTAGTTTAAGTAGAAAATTAGAGTAAAGGGGAAACTATCGTTATATTGCCTTGCACATGAGGAATTCTAGTTAACCCTAAGGCATTCTAGGTTTAAGACTGTGCAGCAGTTGTGTCCACCTGTAAAAACTAAGATTCTGAATTCCTTCTATCTAGTGATGTCTCATCCCTCTACACAATTACAGCATATGCTGCATGTGAGAGTCCAGTCCAGAAAGGCACGGCATGTTCTCCAGCATGGCTGAATGTTGGAGAGGAGGCATGTCCCTTCTTCAGTACTCCTCCCCGTGGCTGCATTACCCTCTCATCTTCTGGCCATGCAGGCCAGTCCTTGAAGGCTAGAGCATGGGTATCACTCCTTTGTGACTATCACAGGCCCCTCAGGAACTGCGGAACAGGCTTACCCGAAATTTCAAATGTGTGGCCGATTGCACTCCCAATCTCTCTCAGACGCATCCCAGCAAGAGGAAGGAGACCCTGGTATGGCAGGGAATTGTGTTAGAAAGTGGTTGGCAACAACAACTTCTCTGTCCCACTGCAGTCCCTCTGATGTACAATGGAATGCTTTTTGCAAGCCAGGCTAAAGAATTTCCCATCCTTTGAACCTTTGACTTTAAGGACGTGTGTGTGGGATGGCATTCAGCTCATTGTCTGAAGACACAGGAAATCAGGGGCTTATTCCTGTTTCCCTACCTGTAAAATTACTGTCCTCCTTCATAAAGTGCTCTGAGGTATAGGGGTGAGCTCCACCAATAGACCAAGGCTGGTGTTGAAAAGTACTTTGTATGAACTAGATGGAATTTCATCTGCCTTGCAGCCTCCCCCTCCTTAATTCCCGCCCCATGCCCCAAACCACTACACTGACATTCAGGACAAAGAAACCCTAGTTTGCATTTTGGATCCTGTATTTCATAAACTGATGATGTTTCTTCTGTGTCTTCTTCCACCACCATTCTTAACTCATGCAGGGACTTAGATTTTTATCAACTCCAACGTTACACAGATCAATGACCTTCTTCCTGTAGTTACACCATTTCCTActttggctcctttttttttctcacatttagGATCCACATACACCAAAGAGCCATCAGGAGACACTGCTGTGCTGAAGGCAGCTCCTCTGAGTATGTCTCTCCTTGGTACACCATGTCTGCCCCCGATACACCTTTCTAACTTGCTCTCCTGTAATCTCCTGTTCTTACGACCTTCTTCCGATACCTCCTGGCTGATGGCTTGTTCACTTAGCTCACTCGCACAGAGTTGCAGTCCCTCTCCCTGGGTAAATAAGTGATAAGAGGCCAGCTAATGTTATCGATCCTAGAAGTAGGCATATAAATAGAAACTGGCACTTACTCTTCAATCCCTGGAGCAGACTCGCTTCCCTGTTCAAAGTAAGCTGAAAAATGGAGCTACTATGCTAGAAAATGTGCCAAAGCTCCACTGAACCCTGTCAGGTGTCTCTGCCTTGGCTGATGGGACCTGCACGTTTGCTCCAGCCTGAGCCTTCCCCTTGGCAGGGCACCGAGGGTGGGTACTCTTATTGCTGTGTACATGCTAGAGCTATGAGCAAAGAGGTATTTAGGAAATCTTGAATATGAGCATGGATACAACAGACACAGAAAGATTCTTGTGCTTTACCTCATAAACAAATGCCTTCTTTGTACGATCCACTGAAAGAATCAGCAAGTGAAAGGAGGACAGCACAATGTAGCATTCACACATCTCCTGTGGAAATAAGATCAATTATATCTTTCCTCCAAAATGTTTccactttttttaagaaaaggaaatatttctttgaagCTCTTcacctttccttcctctctgctgaTGCAGTACTCTGTGCATCTTTATGTGCAGACAGTGCTGATCATGCTTAGTGACAGTGTGTCAGCATCTGACTGCTGGACTGTCCTGCACTGGGTCACAGTCGGACTGCAGCTTTATGTCAGTACTTCATAATTTTATATCATCTTTCTTTAAACAGTGTCTATGTGCTCTCTGAGCACTGGTAAGCCAGACCACGGCATTCCTGTGAGACGGGGAGGTTTTGCTCACGTGTATACAGCCAGATAAACAGTGATGTGCAGGCAAAGAGATGTGAATCCACGACAAAGTTAGAATAGCTCTCAGTTCCCTCTTCTGACTTCATCAAAACCAGGGTAACGGCAATCACACTGCATTAGTTTTATCAGTCACCTCCAGTACCTGTGGACTTTTACACATACAAATTTGCAACCATAATAACCAGTCCTTATCTCTTAGGGGAAAAGAATACAAGAGACTTCTGACAAAAAGGACATTTCGTTTCTCCAGGGAGTGAATGCAAAGATTCGTGCTGCTCAAAGAAGTGGCTGTGAAATACATTCAGCTTTTACTGCACTGGTGAAAAGTTGAACATATTAGCATTAACTCTTGAAAACAAAGGTCAGGACAAATTGTAGCTTTAGTCAAGCACTGAGATTTGACAGTAATTCAGACAGGATGTATGAAATCCAAATTTACTCCCACCTTATCCCTTGCATATTACTCAGTGGTTGTAGTAAAAGGGTGATTACCTCTGCGCAATAACTTCTCAGAAAAACCAGGGAGGACCAAATAATTTCCCCAAGAGAGTGGATGTTCATCCCTTCCCAGCCACTGACAGGCTGTGTGATCAACAAGTTTGCTAGTTCCTCCCGTGTTCTTCCCCACAGTACTTGTGTCTGAAACAAATAAACATTAGGATGCATTTCTTCTTGTAATCTTAGCAGGAATATCTTGTAAAGTAAGACAATTAGAGgtggaaaaatggaaatgagagcCAAGCAATAGTGATTTATAACACTagataaaaagagagaaaagagggtgGTTTTGCAGCCCTGACAGTGGGAGGTTTGGATGTTGACCATATATGTGAATTTGCATAAATCACTTCCCCTCTCTCTGAGCATCTTCTCTCAACAATGCTGATAAAACATGGTCCcaggaaaaaatccaaaactgACTTGTGATGACAAACTTTCTTGCATGTGAATTTGTAGAACAAAAGCTGAAATCCTATACCTAGGCCTCAAAACAGCTTACTTGCTTTCAAAACAAAGGGTATGTCATAGCCTCTGGCACTTTACTGTAATGGGATACTGCATCAGGATAATGCTGTGGTGGGTGAGATAAATAGGCCTGTGATTTCTTCCTTGATTCTGCATACAAATCTTTGCTTGCATGACCCTGCTCATACTCACATCTTCTGTTTCTGCTAGTATTGCAGGGTCCTCAGCATGGAGGGATGCCTCACTCTGGCCTTCTGGGTTGGACCATGTTCTGAAATGGAAGAGAATATGGAAAGGCATAGAAAAGCACTTACATGTGTtgcattctaaaaaaaaaaaaaccagagagaGAGGTTAATGCTCAGCGAGCAGACAAATTTATGAATTTCTGGCATAAATTTGATGTATTTTAGAATACACTATTTTCGACAGGAATATTGAGTGGTAACAGCTCCGTgaagtctaggaaaaaaaatgcagcagatgCAGAATCAGAAAGCAGGCTTGTCAAGGAATAGCACACCTGAACTTTTGGGGAACATGCCACTAAATGTGCCCTCGCATTAAGCAGAGACTAGATTGTAAAATCAGCAAAGCCCTTAGACTCCTAATTTTCCACTGCCATTACACAGAAAAGAGTGTAGGGATGATGAAGGCACTCTCAGTATGCCTGCTGTAACGGACAAGGAAGGGATAACACTGTTACTTGGAGTATGATGAAATTATGGAAGGAAAGGTGTAATGTAGCTCAACACTAAGCCTAAAGTAAATAATACTGAGGTGGTATGGTAACAGTTCACGTATGTGAACTAGAAGGAGGAGGGgaacaatttttcctttttgtctgtgGTGCATAAGATAAGAGACAACAACCTTACCTGCACCAAAGGTCAGCTACTGGGAAAAAACAACAGCTTGCTTGCAACACTGCAGAACCttcatcactggaggttttcaaggacaggttaGACAAGCGTCTGTCAAGCAAGATTTAGGAAGAGCTGAGGCTGCTCCAGAGGTGGAAGCAGCACTAAAGGCCTCCTGAGCTTCTTTTCAGGCCTCTGATCTGCCTCTGACCTGTGACAGTCTGATTGAAAACATCCATTTCTGACAAAACATGAGCAGTGCTTGCCAGAGCCCCAGGAGTTGTGATTGCCCGTCCAAAACAGAGTTACATCCATGGCAGGAAGGAATGCTTCCACCTTCAGTTTCTCAAATATTGACCCTCTATCTTAAAAGACTGGGGGAGCATATTGAGGAGAAGTAAGCAGGCTCTAGTTAGAAGATTAGATGATTCTGACACAGCATTACTCTAAATTCTGGCTAgaaaaggggaggaagagaaagcttTTCCTTTAAGAGAGTGATATTTGGAAAGCAAATACAGCCATTGGGTTTCAGTCTCGAGCACCCAATGTCTGTTTGAGTGGAGCTGATAGGCTTTTTTCACATGCCCCAAAATGGTTACCTACCCCATCCTGCCTGTCTTCAGCAGCTCCACCTCATCCTGGCCGGCTCCTGCAGACCCAGCCTGCCTGGCACTCAGGCTGCAGCATCCCATGCTTGGCTGGCAGCTCTTCTCTCCACAGATTCTTGCTTTAAACTGATGCTGCAGCCACAGGATCACATGAACGTGCCTCAACTACAGTCCATCAGCGTAAGcgcaggaggggaaggaaacacGCACGTACCCTTAAACTTTCTACTCATTTAAATTCCTCTTGGGTTAGAAGCAGCAGCGTCTGAGATGTAAAAGCATTTCCTGTTGGTTTTAaacctctctcccttcctccccatctccaTCGTCCCCCAAGCGTCATTGTTTCCTGCGAAGATGGTGGCCTGATGCGATAagtgtgtgctgctgctgggccgTCACCTCAGCCAAATCAAAAATGAAAGTCTTAATATAATGAGTGTGCAAGGCACAGAGGATCTGATGAGTGAGGGAGCTGGATATACAAGTCTCCTACAAATGATGGGACAAACTGGGGGATTTCCATTGTTAAGCCTTAGGTTTAGTCTTTGCAGcttctttccctgcctttttgTACGACGGCTTTGTATGTACGAAGCTGGGCCTGTTTCTGGATTGCACCGGTCAGATCAGCATTGTTTTAAAAGGGATGAGTTTTAATGTGGTAACAGTTGTCTTGTTTTCTGTAACTTTCCCATAATTTCTGGCTGGCTGGTTGAAGTATTACTTTCTGCAGAAGAACTCAGTACTTATAGAAATAGTTACTTGTTTTCCAGCTGAGGTTGATAGTTGTTTGTTTATATAAGGTGAAAATGAGCCGAACAAGCACAGCACATAcaagtttagttttattttgttttatgtcTTCTGAGCTTGTGAAGACCCTCTTGCTCTATAATGGTTCAGAGGGTTTTCCCATGATGGTCAAAGACCTGCATGCGTGGTATAGTTAGGACAGTTTGTTAACAATTCTTTCTGAGCAAGGAAACCTTTCTTCTAGAGCAACCAGGCTTCTTGGGGGACTTCTCCAGCACTTTGGCGGGGCTCTGACTGAAGTGGCTGGTATTGCCTGTGTGTGGCCGCAGATACCAGCCTGTGCACAGGCCACTCCTGAGCTTCGAGGGTTGTTTCTGGTCAAGGTCTGCAGCATCCTCATGATAGAGAAGCACAAAATGGTGGAGTGTCTCCAAAGGCAAAACACTCTGGCCTTTGAGGCGCTTGTTGAAAACCTCGAGAACCAAATCTGGAAAAGAAGAGGCAGTTATGAGATGGTCTAAATGCTCTGACGCTAAAATACACCCAAGCTGTCATGTGAATGCACAAAGCAGCTGTGTGCATAGGAAGGATGCGGGGTCAGGAGGGGAAGTGGTTTCAAACCTGTGATCTGTGGACTATTACTATTAaaacaatacacacacacacacacacacacacacacacacacacacttttattgCATTCACTTCAGCCAGCTTCAGCTCCACTGGAAACATTTTAGGAAATTGGTAGGAAAAATATAGTAGAACGGCTTACAGGGCAATACAGGATATGTATATACCCCCAAATAAACATATATATGCACAGGAAGGTAACTATGAAAGTAAATGTAAGCAGGCTATTGCTAATACCCTTCATGCAGACAGACTCTCACTTTACTACTTCTCCTTACACATACAATGATATCACAGAAAATTGGGGGTGAAAGATTTTTTCAGGCAGAAGCAGTTCTAGTTAATGTATATCAGACTGCAATAAggattttttcagtctttgtgtAGTTCACATAACGGTTGCCAGCTATATTTGTGAAGTACAGTGGGGTACACTGGCATTTAAGCACTTCCATGGCTGTGTAAGGCACTTTCAGAACAACAGGTGTGAGGAAAATGTGCAGGTGCAGTTTATAGGGACATGTATTAATATTTAGCcttttgtatataaatatataagaaagcattcttaaaaataattataactaagaaaaaaatctaaccaCTTATTTCTTTCTAATGGGTGCATGACTAAAAAGACCATAGCTTTTCTAGGTCTGCATGGATTAGAATTTTCAATGCCTTCTAAATTGCTCAGTAACTCAGCAGTGAGGTATCTTTATTCAAACTTTATTCAAAGTTTGTTTTGGACCTACAACTGATATAAACAGGAGTCTCTCCTCTGACAAGCAATGGAGTGGTATGATTATCTGCTGCTGGCCACCCTGTAACTTGTTTGCTTACCAAGACCCTCGTAGACTACAGCTGGGATGATGTCTCTCAAGGCTTTGCAGTTGGTATGCAGTGCTGGGTTTGCATTCATCTCCAGAAGCCAGACCTGGGAAAGATGAATGTCAGTCAGGAAACTAGGCTGGATCTCCTTAGAGTCAGAGCAGGGCCCTGTTACTGGCTTAGTGAACACCTTGAGAGGTAGGAGTACTAATAAACCCCAACAAAATCTCATAACACAGAATGCAGTCAGGACAGAATTTTCATAAGGACTGGATGAATTAAATAAAATCCCTTTTTGCATACATTTACGTACTTGAGACTAGGTGTCTCTGGCTGACGTGCTTTAGATTAACTCCTGCTCCACAGGTGTGTAAAGGCACTGTGTTTCTTCACATCCCAGTTTCCATAACAGTTTCTAGTTGAGTTTTTTGGATACCATGAAATAAAGTTATAAGGAATCTGGGAATCATTTTGATTTGAGGTAGACATAGGATCAAAACTAAGCACACATGGTACTGAGTCTtcactgaacccttggccttgATTTCACGGGTAAGCTTTAGTTTCAGGTAGAAGCCATGTAAGGTAATAATTTTACATATCTGTACTAGTCTCATCTCCATTTCCCTTTGGAATGCCAAGGTCTGAAGCTACAAGCCACAGAATGTGATGGTCCAGTTAGTTGTTTGGTTCCACACAGATTTCTAACTTGTGTGTAATTCTGTTTACTATTTCTTTCCCCTATAGTGAGAGAAACTCATCTGTTCACTTCCTGCCTCCACCATATGGTGCTGCATCCTGTATATAACACATGTAGGAAATATTCAGTGTTTTGTAAGGAAGGATATTTAATCATGTAACAGCCCCAGGAGAATTCTACTCCCTTTTaattgactttaaaaaataatcttaaaaaatattttttttttggaagcagcaATGAGTTTGCTTGCAAAGTACCTGTGAAATGGAGGCTGGCCTTGGTAGAGTTTGGTGACATGATAGCCTTCACTTTGGCACTTTATTTTGCTGAGAATAAGATACAACAGTAATTTTCACTTCTTTGAAATACTTATTAAACAAGTGAAAAGACTGGTAAGTGAAGGCAgtgtaatgtcttttttttttttcttcagaggagaACTGGAGCAGCTGctcaaaaaaacctgctttgcaGGTGCCAACAGAGGGCACTTAAGCTACATACATTTTTCCTGGCAAACTCATCCTTCTTCTcattaaatgttctttttcctcttaaaagtTCACAAGATTTTGTGCTGACAGGCAAACTCAATGAACCTTCATAATTGTCTTCATTAGATTTTGGTTTCCTCtccttcaaaacaaataaaactgacaAACAGGAGGAAGAAGGTTCTCTGTGATATCTATCATGCTGTTCATCTTCTACATTCCCCATTACTGTACTGTCTGAATGTCTCACAGTTTTTAAGTACTCAACCTCCCAACAACCAGGGCAAGTTAATAAATGCCCTTTGTTCTATTTCAGGAAGAGCAGAGAGAATAAGGCCAAGATTCACCGTATCTGTGTGAATATCCGTAACTTCCATGGGAATTTCATCCTACACGTGCTTCTCCCTGCATCTGGCATGCAGATGCCTTGCTTGAAATTTCCTAGCAAGCACATGAtaaagaaagggaaacaaaacccagaatgTCTGTCCTCAACTTCCTAACCATGGACCATCCCTTTTCTTTAGGCTTTTCAAGTGAGGAGAACAATAATGAGTGCCCTGTGGCTTTACCCAGAAGTGCTGCTCTGGATGTTTCTGGGGGATGAGGAGGTTactgctccctgcagcctgccagtACAACTCCCTGTTCTGTCACATCTTAAACTTGCTCTGTCAAGACATCACAGGTAGGCTTAAAAACTTTAAATAGTAGGACTTGTCCATAGGTTCTTGAACAACATGACGACTGCAGCCAGATCCTGCATTACACCAGGATCTGAGGTCTTGTTTCTTGTTCTTTGTATAGTGCTGGATGCAGTGTTAGCATCTGCTGAATACATTTAATTTGCATCTAGTTTGATTATTCTTGTGGTGTCATTGCTGCAGAACCACCCTTACAGCAGCAGTTTAGTCTTTCAAAGGAGCATTGGATGGTGAGACCAGGCTCCGTCACGTGTTGACATGGCAGCTCAGACAGTGTAAGACCTGTCCCAAGGGTCCTTTCCCTGCTGACATGGGCAGAGGTAAGACTACTTGGTGTGCAGGAAATGCGTGATTGAGccagttttgttctgtttctgatgAAAACACATTTAGTTCATTTAATTGTGTGGATTTTTTCTGGAGCTCACCAGGTGGAAACTAAACATCCTGCTGGGGTctcagggagggagagggcatCAGTCCATGCTCCCAGAAGCTCCAAGTGACTTGACAGCCGAGACTGAATGGGATTGTATACATCTCTCTACATCAGAACTTGTTCTTAGAGAGGATGGCTGTAACATCAAAGCCCAAAGCTCTCCACAGCAGGGCTGTCTTGTTCTGCATTTGTGTAGCAGCAGGTGCCCAGGGAGCCTGATTTCTGGCTGGAGCTTTAAGCAGCACTGAAACACCAGTCagaaataggaataaaataaCCTGTTGTGTATCCTGTGTGGACATAGCTGAAGCTGCACGCACAGTCACAAACCAAGCACTGGAAGGGCTACTCAGATGTTGTTGACCCAGAAAGGCATCCGTTTAGCAATAGTGGAGACCACAGGCTAAGGCAGTAGGGTTCTGTTTTCCACAGTCTTAACAAgcttttgacagatttttttatcATTGTGACCTGGGGAGGGCACAACCAAGTCTACAGTGTCCATGTGGTACCTCATACTCCTGGGGTGAATGAATTATGTCATTCAAATCAAAGGAACCGTCCCTGCTTTAACTAAGGATTTGAGTGTTATCTTCATTTGCGTACATCTATCACAAATTGGCAAACGGCTTATCTGTGTTCACTCTGTTCTCTGCTGGTAGATAGCTGAATTCCTTTATGGCTGATAAAAAATTTACACATCTGTCTTCCCAGCATACCTCTGGAGAGAAGCCCTTTTGCACGGCTGATGCAACGCCTTCTGAAAACAGGTTCCTTGAGCATTTAAATGACACTGTCCTAAGCTGTGTAGTGACTTAGGCATTTACAAAGCAGCACAAGGAAGCTCCAGAAAACAGTCgtaaaaaagccaacaacaacaaaatcacatCCGTCACTTTTGCTCCCTCTCCTCTTAAAGTACTTCATTCTTTTCTCAGCTTACCTATGAATATGCAAACCTCTACAGAAAGCTGTGGTGTCTCATAGTCCATGCTTCTAAGAACTCTGAGGCAGGAAAAACACCTTCCAGAGACTGAATCAGGATGCTGCAGGGCCTTCAAGAATGATTAGGAGTGATGCTGGGGGCGTTTATATCTCAGACAAATAAGGAAGAGGGAAAGGCATGATGAGCTATAGGACTGAACATGTAAGACCATGTTAAATCAGCATGAAGCAGATCTTACACGTGTCATGAAATAGGATGACAGGAAGAATAAGACTATTGTGTATTATAGGTGGCAGGACGGGAATTGTGCTGTCAGCCCACAGAACCCTGGGATTTTGCTGCACCGATTGGTGTTAATTGTGGATTGAAGCTGTCAGGCCTGCGTCCAGCTGTCGTACGCTGCCTCTGCAGGGAGTCTGCAGGTATCTCTTGGTGCAGCACTGCACCAGTAAAAGCAGTAGCTTTGTTGCTCCCCAACAGGGGCAAGAAAACATGGACAAACCTACGCTAAATAAATGCCTAATTTCCACATTGCTCTCTCTCAAAGGGAGGTTCCAGGTTCCAACTGACTCTCACCACTAAGTGTCCAGAAATCCTCATCATTCTCATGAATAATACTTGTCGAGAAACAGATTCTGTTTATCTCTCCATATGTAAAATATATGGGGAGGTAATGGTCGTTCAACACTGAAGT
Coding sequences within it:
- the LOC141954063 gene encoding putative pleckstrin homology domain-containing family N member 1 is translated as MGCCSLSARQAGSAGAGQDEVELLKTGRMGTWSNPEGQSEASLHAEDPAILAETEDTQVLWGRTREELANLLITQPVSGWEGMNIHSLGEIIWSSLVFLRSYCAEEMCECYIVLSSFHLLILSVDRTKKAFVYEGLLPLAGMRLREIGSAIGHTFEISGSMIESRLIHCQNSADFDMWVQHLQHQIKMANAHCPVSPNNNISFLVPCDEQWKKRELTRHLMCNVILKWEGKPIQHLGRIQYLTMVQVASGCMGDSEERLLILFPEDLLFLSVDKDRTAITYKGKLPLTGIQAKEKSAMLGRLQFEITGSLTEPILITCSTAEDYEKCLFYLQKPEKILDPPTLQPPPIIPKKSRRYR